The Candidatus Bathyarchaeota archaeon genomic interval TTTCGCCTCAGAGGCAATCTCTACGCTTTTCTTAGAGCCTATTTTTTGGGGGTCCAACAGTGTCATGTGGATAGCCCCCTTATCAATTATTGCTTCTTTAATTTGATTTTCAACAGAATCAAGCAATCTCCTCTTCCTCCTGGCTCCCATGAGTATAATATTGGTCTATGAAAGTACAGTAGGCATCTACGGACATTAAGTTTCTAGTGGCGGCGAAGCTTGTCCTGAGGGAGCAATTACTGCAGATCACTGTAGCTTTGCTCTCGGCCTTATTGATGCTTGCCTTCACAGTATTTTTGCCACATCGAGGACATAGAAAGAGCTCTGGTAAGGCCCTCCGAATGTATTTTGTTACCTGTTTTTTTCTGCGTCCCATTACAGTTTCACCATTGAGATTTTAGATCATCAGGTGAGGGAAGATAGTCTTAAGATTAACGGGAGATGACGCTTATGCTCATTTGTTTTTACCCGGTTAAGAATACTCTTAACTACTTCTAAATCCGCACCAGTTCGTAAGGAAATATCTTGCGAGGTATAGCCGTTCTTATAGTCTAACAAGATCATATCGATGGTATCATAGGTTGCTCCCATTTCTTTTTCATCAGACTGCCCAGGCCAAAGTCCAGCACTTGGGGTTTTATTTATGATCTTGGGGGGTATTCCCATGTATTTCGCTAGTTGCTTTATCTGACCCTTAAAAAGGTCTCCAAAAGGCATCAAATCAACCCCCCCATCCCCATATTTTGTAAAATAACCGGTCAAAAGCTCTGTTTTATTAGAACTTCCAACAACCATCATTCTTAGGGTATTTGCGTAATGGTAGGAAATTAACATCCGAATCCGTGGTCTAATATTGCCTGTAGATAATTTATCACATTTATTGTGATAAGGAAGGGTTTTACTTATGGAGTCTAGGATAGGCGTGATATCTACGATGTCACATGTTACATCATAAAGTTGCGTAAGATGAATCACATCCGTGATATCACGTTCAGATGTGATGTCACGTTCAGGCATAGTAATTGCATGTACACGTTTAGGTCCTAAGGCTTTTGCTAAATAGGAAAGTGTAAGTGCTGAATCAATTCCGCCACTTACTGCGATTATAGCTCCATTTAATCCGGATTTATGTACTTGATATGAAATAAACTTGGTAATTTTAGACGAAATTTCTATAGGGTCTATATTTAGGGATTCAGTACCAAACATGTTTTGTATTAATGTTTATTATGTAAAAAGATTCTGATTAGGTCTAAATTACATTAAAATGTAAAGTATCGTTATTTTATTTGTAGTATTTATCATTTTGGAGATTAAATATAAAAAAACCTTAAGGACAAAAAGACTAATATGACTTTTGAAATTGTATACACTTTTGTATACCAGGTATCTATAATTTAGGATGTAAAGTTATGAGGTATAGAGGTGTAAAATATTTTTAACCAGGTTCAAAAAATGATTAATAATATAAATAGAAATCCTATTATTTCTATTTTATTAAAAAACAGTAATTTAACTAATATACAATTCGAAAGCATTCTAATTGACCATTATTCGGAAAATATGAGCTCTAATCATATTAATTATGATAATAAGGCACTTTTAAGGTCAAAAAAGGTAAGTAGGGGATCATTTGGCCGTACTTTGAATCAGGGACGAAAAAATATAATTTCGTCTATTTATACAATAATCTTGTTAAGTTATATTGGAATATATGATACATACCCTTTTGAAGATTACAAAAATATCGCAGATAAATTAAGTGAATATACTTCATTTATTGAAAAATCTAATAATTCAAATTTAAATTTAAGATTAAAAAAATTAGAACTTGAATTAATGAAGGGTTTAGAGTCTTTGGCTAACCCTAAAAACCTCAAAAGTTTGTGATATCACAATAAATCACACAAGTTAAAAATCTACTCTAACAAATTTATTGATGAATAAATAGATCGGGTTAAAATAAAGCTGTTTTCTGAATAATTCTTAGTTATATAGTCATAATTGTCTATAATTGATAAAAAAGGCCTTTTTATTCAATAATTTGGAAAAGAGAAGATAAATATTAATTTGATGTATAAATTTTAGGGGATTTTATATTTATCGGCAAAAAAAACATTTACTTTTCAAAATTTTTTTTATATTAGTGTGATATCATATGATTTCCTGGATATCACACCAAATCACATAGAAGTTACATGTGATTTTTCAATAATTCATTTTTATTAACAATCAAAGTACCTCAATTATAACTAAAATATTTTAACAAAATTCTCTCTCCTATTAAGAATAACCGTTAAGAACTTGAATCCTAACAAATAGTTGATATTCTTATATGATAATAATAACTTTTTTTTATTAATATTCTTATATTATGTTATTTTTATATCATAAGAATAAAAACAATCATATACATCATCATCAATTTCTGTTATTGTCAACCTTATTATTTGGGAATAAAAAATGGAATTATTTTTTGCAACCTTAATGCTTTTTACAGTAACTTTTTTTGCATCTTTTATTTATTATCAAAAGATCCGTCTAGCTCATGAGGAATATACTAAATCTAAATTAATAGTAAAAGGAATAACTAACGGCTACAATAAGCAGGTCTCTAGGTTAAGTAAAGCTATTTCTGGTATGAAGGGCGAAGCATCAGAAACTTATGATGTAGCTCTTCAAGCCTTAAACATGAGCAGGAAGGCCATAGCGGCTTCTATATCAGGCGAAGCTGAAAGAAAAATCTTAACTAATATGTTCGAAGATACGAAAAATACAATAAATGACCTTAGAAAAGAGGTTCAGGTGATTTCGAAAAGACCAGTATCTATGTTGCCGGCTTCAATAGATGCGCCCATACCCCTTCAACAGAAGGATGTCCTAGATCAACTTACCCCAACGGAATTTGAAGTGCTTATTTTAATTGATGAATTGGCGGAGGGGTCTGTTCCGGAGATCCGCAAAAGAATCAAAAAGACCCGAGAACATACTGCAAGAGTTTTAAAGAAATTATTTGATAAAGGTTTCATTGACAGGAATAGCAATAGCATGCCCTACAGATATTACCTTAGGAAAGAAATAATGGAGCTTGTAAAAAATTATAATTCTCGAAACGAGATGAACCTTTAATCATCTCCGCAATTCTTAATTGCTATATTAGTTGAAACCATCCTGATAATTCATGAAGTCAACTCGAATAGGTGACGCACCTAAATTTAGTCCTGTGAAAGGTGCTATGATGGAACTAATAGGTGATGGTGAGCGAATGACCTTTATCCGGATCACATCCCAACCAGGCGTAACCTTTCCAAATCATTCCCATCATCACGAACAGATAGGAACCTGTATAGAAGGAAAAGGGATTCTTTCATGTGGCGAGATAGAGTTAGAAGTCAAGCCAGGGCATTCATGGGTTGTATCGCCAAACGAAATACACAAATTTGTAACCGGAGATGAACTAACAATCATTTACGAGTCATGGAGCCCACCACGGGAGGATTACCGCGAGCTCGCGAAAATGATTTAATCAGTTTTATCTTTATCATCTTCCGGAGATTATTTTTGTGTCTGAAAATTTGAGGAAAGTCCTTGAAGATATCATAAAGGCTGGTTACCAGCTTACAGCAGACGGGTTTGAGTATCTCAAGACCTTAGAAGGCGAGAGCCTCGGGGAAAGTGTTCAAGGCGCACTTACCCACGCTTCTAATACTTCACCAGAAATAACGATTCTAGACAAGGCCTTTCTTCAGGATGTCTACAAGAAAGATGAGAGGATCCCCAAAGCCTTCACATTTGCTTCCCGCACCCCCCGGACCAAACCCCTAGCTGCTGAATACGACGAACTGATACGTTTACCCGAGAATATTCCGGGGGAACCCGAAGGTAACATTAACGGATACTTAGAGCTTTTCCGGAATCGTTTCAGTAAGTTGGAGCGTATCCTCCGTCACCGGATTGATGTCAGAGACGCAGTCTCCATTAAAAGCGCGTTAAAAATGCCCCTCAAGTCAAAGTTGAAGGTTATCGGCATTGTAACAACAAGGAGGTCTAGAGGTCATCGTTTATTTTTAGACATCGAGGATCGGGAGGATTCAATCACCGTGATGGCGACAGACAGCGAAGTGGTTCGAAAAGGGCTTTCTATCCTCCAGGATCAGGTTCTTTGTATAGATGCTATTAAGTACCGTCAGGACCTCCTCGTCGCTAAAGACTTTATCTGGCCGGATATTCCAAGTAAACCCCCAAACAGATCAAAAGAGCCTTTATGTGCCGCGTTTCTATCGGACATCCATATTGGTAGCATCCACTTCAATAAAGAGCTCTTTGATCGTTTCACCCGTTGGATGAATCTCGAATTAGGTTCTCTGCAGTCCAAGAAGCTCGCAGGCCGGGTAAAATACGTAATTATCGCCGGGGACCTCGTAGATGGCATCGGGGTTTATCCAAACCAAATAAGGGAACTCGAGATCACAGATATACGGGAGCAATACAAGATCGCAGGGATGCTTCTTCAGGAACTCCCTGAATATGTTGAGATCATCATTATTCCAGGCAACCACGACGCAGTCAGGAAGAGTTTACCCCAGGATCCACTCTCCCGGGAATACGCTGAGGTCTTAGACGAGAACGCAAGGATTCACCTCTACGGGAATCCAAGTCGTCTCCAACTTCATAACGTTGAGACGTTCATAAGTCACGGAAAGGCCCTTGACGAGATCTTGGCACATGCCCCCGGTCTCGAATTTCAAAAACCGGTAGAAGGCATGGAACTTCTCCTTCGTTGCAGACACGTAGCCCCCACCTACGGTAGTTCGACACCTATCGCCCCGGAGAGGGAGGACCGATTAGTGATATCAACTACCCCCGATATCTTCCATATGGGGCATATCCACATTTTTGGAACCAAGAAATATAAAGGATCAACCTTAATTGCCTCTGCATCTTGGCAGAATCAAACACCCTTCCAGGTACGGGTCAACCTTACACCAACGATCGGAGTCGCTCCAATTGTAGACCTCCAGACCCATAAAGTTATACCCATTGACTTCAAGAAATTTGGGTAGACTCACAGGCCGCCAACTCCACTACTCTAGCAAGCTGATGGGGTCAGCTTATCAACACAAAAGTCTTGAGGTCTGCCATGTAGCCTTCTGAACTGAATTTTATGACCAAAAATAGATCTCCACTTTTCCCTGAATTACTCGAGTGCTATGAATTTCATCCCACCTTTTCGATATTACCCATCTTCACTCCCAGATAGGAAAGTGTGTCTTTATTATCGTATACCCTGCACTATGTATGGCTTTTTTGCAAAATTGATGACGATAAGGTTTCACGTTTTTTGTGATTCATATATACAATTATGTGAAATAATCGAAGGTTAATCTCCCGGGGATTAATACCAGAGGTCTCTTACTCTCTCA includes:
- a CDS encoding NAD+ synthase, with protein sequence MFGTESLNIDPIEISSKITKFISYQVHKSGLNGAIIAVSGGIDSALTLSYLAKALGPKRVHAITMPERDITSERDITDVIHLTQLYDVTCDIVDITPILDSISKTLPYHNKCDKLSTGNIRPRIRMLISYHYANTLRMMVVGSSNKTELLTGYFTKYGDGGVDLMPFGDLFKGQIKQLAKYMGIPPKIINKTPSAGLWPGQSDEKEMGATYDTIDMILLDYKNGYTSQDISLRTGADLEVVKSILNRVKTNEHKRHLPLILRLSSLT
- a CDS encoding MarR family transcriptional regulator, with amino-acid sequence MELFFATLMLFTVTFFASFIYYQKIRLAHEEYTKSKLIVKGITNGYNKQVSRLSKAISGMKGEASETYDVALQALNMSRKAIAASISGEAERKILTNMFEDTKNTINDLRKEVQVISKRPVSMLPASIDAPIPLQQKDVLDQLTPTEFEVLILIDELAEGSVPEIRKRIKKTREHTARVLKKLFDKGFIDRNSNSMPYRYYLRKEIMELVKNYNSRNEMNL
- a CDS encoding cupin domain-containing protein codes for the protein MMELIGDGERMTFIRITSQPGVTFPNHSHHHEQIGTCIEGKGILSCGEIELEVKPGHSWVVSPNEIHKFVTGDELTIIYESWSPPREDYRELAKMI
- a CDS encoding metallophosphoesterase, translated to MSENLRKVLEDIIKAGYQLTADGFEYLKTLEGESLGESVQGALTHASNTSPEITILDKAFLQDVYKKDERIPKAFTFASRTPRTKPLAAEYDELIRLPENIPGEPEGNINGYLELFRNRFSKLERILRHRIDVRDAVSIKSALKMPLKSKLKVIGIVTTRRSRGHRLFLDIEDREDSITVMATDSEVVRKGLSILQDQVLCIDAIKYRQDLLVAKDFIWPDIPSKPPNRSKEPLCAAFLSDIHIGSIHFNKELFDRFTRWMNLELGSLQSKKLAGRVKYVIIAGDLVDGIGVYPNQIRELEITDIREQYKIAGMLLQELPEYVEIIIIPGNHDAVRKSLPQDPLSREYAEVLDENARIHLYGNPSRLQLHNVETFISHGKALDEILAHAPGLEFQKPVEGMELLLRCRHVAPTYGSSTPIAPEREDRLVISTTPDIFHMGHIHIFGTKKYKGSTLIASASWQNQTPFQVRVNLTPTIGVAPIVDLQTHKVIPIDFKKFG